A window from Dehalobacter sp. DCA encodes these proteins:
- a CDS encoding epoxyqueuosine reductase: MRVENLIQDKAYEFGYEKCGIVRIQDLEGYDKCLRERIDKVPASKMFYRSQSRLTDLQGRYPWAKSVIVAVSHFGHYKAPEQLKGHIAKHYLFDGRVNTESKEFKRSVAMEQFLQDLGLKTASNRNFGIVGLRWAAMKAGLGIIRKNNFFYTESGSWVGLEAWITDRDMELVESTNLPICPEGCSNCIKACPTCSLSSPYTMNPLSCVSFLTTFGGRDLANDPLGKSIGTWIYGCDACQDACPMNSGKWTEKDEFPGVLEISLCLTPENIMKMEEEFYKHNIQPKFFYLSPDELWKWKVNVLNFMRNNYQESYKQYILEACNNENEKIRDIAQMICKDIFNR, from the coding sequence ATGCGTGTAGAGAATTTGATTCAGGATAAGGCTTATGAATTCGGTTATGAAAAGTGTGGGATTGTCCGTATTCAGGATTTAGAAGGTTATGATAAATGTCTAAGGGAACGTATCGATAAAGTCCCCGCCTCGAAGATGTTCTATCGGAGCCAAAGCCGTTTGACGGATCTGCAAGGGCGGTACCCCTGGGCAAAATCTGTTATCGTCGCTGTTTCTCATTTCGGACATTATAAAGCACCTGAGCAGTTAAAAGGTCATATCGCTAAACACTATCTATTTGACGGACGTGTCAATACGGAATCTAAGGAATTCAAGAGAAGCGTTGCGATGGAACAATTTCTGCAGGACCTGGGACTCAAAACAGCCTCAAACCGGAATTTTGGCATCGTCGGATTGCGCTGGGCGGCCATGAAGGCCGGGCTTGGAATCATCCGCAAAAATAATTTCTTTTATACGGAATCCGGTTCCTGGGTAGGACTAGAAGCGTGGATTACCGACAGGGATATGGAACTGGTTGAATCAACCAATTTACCGATTTGTCCTGAAGGCTGCTCCAATTGTATCAAAGCCTGCCCCACCTGTTCTCTTTCATCGCCTTATACAATGAATCCGCTCAGCTGTGTCTCCTTTCTTACCACTTTTGGCGGCCGTGATTTGGCAAACGATCCTCTCGGCAAGAGTATTGGAACCTGGATCTACGGGTGCGATGCCTGCCAGGACGCATGCCCGATGAACAGTGGCAAATGGACGGAGAAGGATGAATTCCCCGGTGTCTTAGAAATATCGCTTTGTCTTACACCAGAAAATATAATGAAAATGGAAGAAGAATTTTATAAGCATAACATACAGCCAAAATTCTTTTACCTTTCTCCGGACGAATTATGGAAATGGAAAGTAAACGTATTGAATTTCATGCGGAATAATTATCAGGAAAGCTACAAGCAATATATCTTGGAGGCATGCAATAATGAAAATGAAAAGATTCGCGATATAGCACAGATGATCTGCAAAGATATCTTCAATAGATAA
- the ltrA gene encoding group II intron reverse transcriptase/maturase, producing the protein MNAVRLTTPKEKVQELQEKLGYAAKESKKRRFHALYDKVYRWDVLEEAWRKVRANKGAAGIDKQTLSDIEEMGVEKFLLTCQRSLKENNYRPMPVRRQYIPKKDGKMRPLGIPVIRDRVIQMAVKLVIEPIFEADFHESSYGFRPKRSAKQALDRVRKACNRKGNWVCDVDIQSYFDNINQEKLMKLVEMRISDKKVLKLIRKWFKAGVMEEGVITRTDIGTPQGGVISPLLSNIYLNVLDLLWEKHGKESGELTRYADDFVIICKTKKDADKAMVIVQAIMKRLDLTLHPTKTRLVGMWTGEEGFDFLGMHHRKTKAETSKAQVYYTTQQWLSKKAEQHIRDEIKQRLAPPSARMLSVEDHVEYLNPKIRGWKNYYATPYSHDKMAKLDWYVLERFCRYYTKKTKRRRTSVWRQVGAMLKQHNLLKLA; encoded by the coding sequence GTGAATGCCGTAAGGCTAACTACACCCAAAGAAAAAGTTCAAGAACTCCAAGAAAAGCTAGGTTATGCAGCCAAGGAGAGCAAGAAAAGAAGATTTCACGCACTGTATGACAAGGTTTACCGGTGGGATGTACTGGAAGAAGCATGGCGTAAAGTAAGAGCCAACAAAGGAGCAGCCGGCATCGACAAGCAGACATTAAGTGACATCGAAGAAATGGGAGTAGAGAAATTTCTCCTAACATGCCAGCGCAGCCTAAAAGAAAACAACTATCGACCTATGCCGGTACGCAGACAGTATATTCCCAAGAAAGACGGAAAAATGAGACCCTTAGGAATCCCAGTCATCCGAGACAGAGTCATTCAGATGGCGGTCAAACTGGTAATCGAGCCAATCTTTGAAGCAGATTTCCACGAATCATCCTACGGCTTTAGGCCAAAACGCAGTGCCAAACAAGCCCTAGACCGAGTGAGAAAAGCCTGTAACCGTAAAGGTAACTGGGTATGCGACGTTGATATCCAGTCTTACTTTGACAACATTAACCAGGAAAAACTGATGAAGCTAGTCGAGATGCGGATCAGCGATAAGAAAGTATTGAAACTCATAAGGAAATGGTTTAAGGCAGGCGTTATGGAAGAAGGGGTAATTACCCGAACAGACATCGGAACCCCGCAAGGTGGAGTCATTTCGCCGCTATTATCCAATATCTACTTAAACGTACTTGACCTATTATGGGAAAAGCATGGTAAAGAGAGTGGAGAACTAACAAGGTACGCTGATGACTTTGTGATTATCTGCAAAACCAAAAAGGACGCAGACAAAGCAATGGTTATCGTGCAGGCCATCATGAAAAGACTGGATTTAACCTTACATCCCACGAAAACAAGACTTGTTGGGATGTGGACCGGGGAAGAAGGCTTTGACTTTTTAGGGATGCACCATCGGAAAACCAAAGCAGAAACATCAAAAGCGCAGGTATATTACACGACTCAGCAATGGCTGAGTAAGAAGGCAGAACAACATATACGGGATGAGATTAAACAAAGACTGGCTCCACCGTCAGCACGAATGCTCTCAGTCGAAGACCATGTAGAATATCTCAACCCCAAAATCCGTGGATGGAAGAATTATTATGCCACGCCATACAGCCATGATAAAATGGCGAAACTGGATTGGTACGTTCTTGAGCGATTCTGCCGTTACTATACCAAGAAAACAAAAAGACGCCGCACAAGCGTATGGCGTCAAGTGGGTGCGATGTTAAAACAGCATAATCTTTTAAAACTTGCATAA
- a CDS encoding DUF5071 domain-containing protein, giving the protein MNKDYLIPRDKFDIESVERIKNADIESIEPVLSQIFEWVEDINWPVARELVKVLVKFDDLIIPYLKDLIQRPDGLREYSVYYHMMPLLNERQLLLLRDELERVANSPSRFEKEEEYDEIALQYLQKLL; this is encoded by the coding sequence GTGAATAAGGATTATTTAATACCAAGAGATAAGTTCGATATAGAATCTGTCGAGCGAATAAAGAATGCTGATATTGAGAGTATTGAACCAGTTTTATCTCAAATTTTTGAATGGGTTGAGGATATTAACTGGCCAGTTGCTAGAGAATTAGTTAAAGTTTTGGTTAAGTTTGATGATTTAATAATACCTTACCTAAAAGATTTAATACAGAGACCAGATGGGTTGAGGGAATACTCAGTTTATTATCATATGATGCCTTTGTTAAATGAAAGACAGTTACTTTTATTAAGAGATGAGTTGGAAAGGGTAGCAAACAGCCCATCAAGATTTGAAAAAGAAGAAGAATATGATGAGATTGCACTTCAATATTTGCAAAAATTATTGTGA
- the ltrA gene encoding group II intron reverse transcriptase/maturase — MQLAKETSTGQAGSEKLMRTSLQGIAQKAKRLKSYRFRNLYRMLNYSSLTEAWKTNNKKAAAGVDKVTAKEFAEELKQNIENLAEHLEKKRYRAKLLRRVDIPKGEGKTRPLGIPAIADKLVQSAAAKILEAIYEQDFLASSYGYRPKISAHTAIKDLSKELNYGDYSYIVEADIKGFFQNIDHAWLIRMLEQRIDDKAFLGLIKKWLKAGILKQDGEVEHPITGSPQGGIISPILANTYLHYVLDLWFEKIVKPNCEGEAYLCRYCDDFVCAFQYKGDADKFYRSLPKRLEKFGLELAVDKTQIIQFNRWLRKQSSSFEYLGFEFRWGVSRRGKTIITRRTARKRLRKSLANFKEWCRENRNKRLRRLFPELNSKLRGYYNYYGLIGNSGRLREFYEQAMKTLYKWLNRRSQRKSFDWSEFNRVLKRYGVLTPRIVETNQKQLSFGF; from the coding sequence ATGCAGCTTGCAAAGGAAACATCAACCGGACAAGCAGGATCGGAGAAATTGATGCGAACTTCCCTGCAAGGAATAGCACAGAAAGCAAAAAGACTTAAAAGCTATCGATTTCGCAACTTATACCGGATGCTCAACTACAGCTCACTCACAGAAGCCTGGAAAACGAACAACAAAAAGGCAGCTGCCGGAGTGGACAAAGTAACAGCCAAGGAATTTGCAGAAGAGCTTAAGCAAAACATAGAAAACCTGGCAGAGCATCTGGAAAAGAAAAGATATCGGGCAAAGTTGTTACGAAGGGTAGACATACCGAAAGGGGAAGGAAAAACAAGACCGCTGGGAATACCAGCCATAGCGGATAAGCTCGTGCAGAGCGCAGCGGCAAAGATATTGGAAGCCATCTATGAGCAGGATTTCCTTGCAAGTAGTTATGGATACCGGCCAAAAATCAGTGCTCACACAGCAATCAAAGACTTAAGCAAAGAACTCAACTATGGCGACTACAGCTACATCGTAGAAGCAGACATCAAAGGATTCTTTCAAAACATAGACCACGCTTGGCTAATAAGAATGCTAGAGCAACGAATAGATGACAAGGCATTTCTGGGACTCATCAAAAAGTGGCTCAAAGCAGGAATCTTAAAGCAGGATGGAGAAGTGGAACATCCAATAACAGGAAGTCCGCAAGGCGGAATCATTAGTCCAATACTAGCGAATACTTATCTGCACTATGTACTTGACCTATGGTTTGAGAAGATAGTAAAACCAAACTGCGAAGGAGAAGCGTATCTATGCAGGTACTGCGATGATTTTGTATGTGCGTTCCAATATAAAGGAGATGCCGACAAATTCTACAGGTCGCTACCTAAACGGTTAGAGAAATTCGGACTGGAACTGGCAGTGGATAAGACCCAAATCATCCAATTCAATCGATGGTTGAGAAAACAAAGCAGCAGCTTTGAATACTTGGGGTTCGAATTTCGATGGGGAGTATCTCGCCGGGGGAAAACAATAATCACCAGGAGAACAGCCAGGAAAAGGTTAAGGAAGTCCCTGGCAAACTTCAAAGAATGGTGCAGAGAGAACCGGAACAAAAGACTAAGACGATTGTTCCCGGAGCTAAACAGCAAATTAAGGGGCTATTACAACTACTATGGGCTGATAGGAAACTCTGGAAGGCTGAGAGAATTCTACGAACAGGCAATGAAAACCCTGTACAAATGGCTGAATAGAAGGAGTCAAAGGAAAAGCTTTGATTGGAGCGAGTTTAATAGGGTATTAAAAAGGTATGGAGTACTAACCCCAAGGATAGTCGAAACAAACCAGAAGCAGCTTAGCTTTGGGTTTTAA
- a CDS encoding KTSC domain-containing protein produces MIDVEMVPVSSSNIESVGYDKENEITYVRFLNGTLYSYKGVPMHEFEGLLNAPSIGSYLHRNFKNIYPYERIE; encoded by the coding sequence ATGATAGATGTTGAAATGGTTCCTGTAAGTTCTTCTAATATAGAAAGTGTAGGTTATGATAAGGAAAATGAAATTACTTATGTTCGTTTTCTCAATGGGACACTTTATAGCTATAAAGGAGTACCTATGCATGAATTTGAAGGCTTGTTAAATGCACCTTCAATTGGCTCTTATTTACACAGGAACTTTAAGAATATTTATCCCTATGAGAGGATAGAATAG
- a CDS encoding VOC family protein produces the protein MKYVCSLIVVKDVQRSRYFYEKLGQKVKYDFGENIEFDGGFAIHLEEHYEKLLGIGQNNIQNKSNNFELYFETEEIGRVFDEMKEVGVEFIHEVREQPWGQRVMRFYDTDYHIIEVGESMESVAIRYFQSGMTVEDICKRTSLPGEFVRKAIDLGE, from the coding sequence ATGAAATACGTTTGTTCTCTGATTGTCGTGAAAGATGTACAAAGATCAAGGTATTTTTATGAGAAGTTAGGCCAAAAAGTAAAATATGATTTTGGCGAAAACATAGAGTTTGATGGGGGTTTTGCTATTCATCTGGAAGAACATTATGAAAAACTACTAGGGATAGGGCAAAATAATATCCAGAATAAATCTAATAACTTTGAATTATATTTTGAAACAGAAGAAATTGGCAGAGTATTTGATGAAATGAAAGAAGTAGGAGTAGAATTTATCCATGAGGTAAGAGAGCAGCCATGGGGGCAAAGGGTAATGCGGTTTTATGATACGGATTATCACATTATCGAAGTAGGGGAATCAATGGAATCTGTAGCAATTCGATACTTTCAATCTGGAATGACGGTAGAGGATATTTGTAAGAGAACTTCATTGCCTGGAGAGTTTGTTCGGAAAGCAATAGATTTGGGGGAATAG
- the leuB gene encoding 3-isopropylmalate dehydrogenase: MPKIAVLPGDGIGREIIPEALKVLQAVLKDCPVKFEFDSYLIGGAAIDEVGKALPAETLDACKKADAVLLGAIGGPKWDTLPAKERPELGALLPIRKELGLFANIRPVKMIPSLISASTLREEVVRNVDMVVIRELTGGIYFGEKGRNENPKAAYDVLLYNEEEVRRIIELGFETARGRRKKLCSVDKANVLESSRFWREIAEEVAKEYPDVELTHMYVDNAAMQLVRYPEQFDVIVTENMFGDILTDLASMLGGSIGMLASASLSGKKGLYEPAHGSAPDIAGQNKANPLATILSAAMMLCYTFDLNDEAGRIENAVAKVLDQGYRTADLAKPGDKVLGTKEMGDAVVAAL, translated from the coding sequence ATGCCTAAAATTGCCGTATTACCCGGTGACGGGATTGGAAGAGAGATCATCCCTGAAGCACTGAAAGTGCTTCAGGCAGTATTAAAAGACTGCCCGGTCAAGTTCGAATTCGACAGTTATCTGATCGGCGGAGCCGCAATCGATGAAGTCGGCAAAGCGCTGCCCGCCGAAACACTGGATGCCTGCAAGAAGGCCGACGCGGTGCTTTTAGGCGCGATCGGCGGACCAAAATGGGATACACTGCCGGCTAAGGAAAGGCCTGAACTCGGCGCGCTTTTGCCGATCAGAAAAGAACTCGGTCTCTTCGCAAATATCCGTCCAGTCAAAATGATTCCTTCGCTCATTTCAGCTTCCACCTTAAGGGAAGAAGTTGTCAGGAATGTGGATATGGTTGTGATCCGTGAGCTGACCGGTGGGATCTACTTCGGCGAAAAGGGAAGAAACGAAAACCCAAAGGCCGCATATGATGTTCTGCTTTATAATGAAGAAGAAGTCCGACGGATCATTGAGCTTGGTTTTGAAACTGCCAGAGGCAGACGGAAAAAGCTTTGTTCGGTCGATAAGGCCAATGTGCTCGAGTCTTCTCGTTTCTGGCGGGAGATTGCTGAAGAAGTGGCCAAGGAATATCCGGATGTCGAACTGACGCATATGTATGTTGATAATGCTGCGATGCAGCTCGTGCGTTATCCGGAACAGTTCGATGTCATCGTGACGGAGAACATGTTCGGAGATATCCTGACCGACCTGGCTTCGATGCTCGGCGGCTCGATTGGGATGCTTGCTTCAGCCAGCCTGAGTGGCAAAAAAGGACTGTATGAGCCAGCTCACGGTTCCGCGCCGGACATTGCCGGCCAGAATAAGGCAAATCCGCTGGCGACCATCCTTTCGGCTGCGATGATGCTGTGCTATACGTTTGACCTGAACGATGAAGCCGGCAGAATTGAAAATGCTGTGGCCAAAGTGCTGGATCAGGGTTACCGGACGGCTGACCTGGCCAAACCCGGCGATAAAGTGCTTGGGACCAAAGAAATGGGAGACGCAGTGGTGGCTGCGCTGTAA
- a CDS encoding SIR2 family protein gives MKMNEITHDPSEYIRGLQQLLISDKKKIAFLFGAGTSLAKKNETSLVVPAIGKMTKMIETELSKTEKYKSAISEIKQEIGEKEFNIETFLSNIEEKKHIIGNGILNGLKLGDFDSLIVETKNQIREIVCVHEKILEKKELSNLIHVDFAEWIGRADRKCAVEIFTTNYDYFLELGMEEKNIPYFDGFSGSYKPFFFPESVDDLSYLPKQTKLWKLHGSLGWHLDSDIDKNIEKVWRRDSDCQDILIYPSTLKYADSKKQPYIALMDRLTNFLKQPDTILIICGYSFGDLHINERILTALKSNTAAHVYVLYYDILWKDGKRNGYTLLEDSNLAKLGKANGKISVLGCRNAVIGCQYGKWRLKREPDKEDTINVNLYFDEDGPLNVDDPKEEVKKGGQNWTGEGEVILSDFAKFVTFLQSMILQNKPYGGQHE, from the coding sequence ATGAAAATGAATGAAATAACGCATGATCCATCAGAGTATATCAGAGGGTTACAACAACTGTTAATATCAGACAAGAAGAAAATTGCATTTTTGTTTGGAGCAGGAACTTCCTTAGCAAAGAAAAATGAAACATCTTTAGTTGTTCCTGCTATTGGGAAGATGACTAAAATGATTGAAACAGAGCTAAGCAAAACGGAAAAATACAAATCTGCTATATCCGAAATAAAACAAGAAATAGGTGAAAAAGAATTTAACATTGAAACATTTCTTTCTAACATAGAAGAGAAAAAACATATTATTGGAAATGGAATTTTAAATGGTCTCAAATTGGGTGACTTTGATTCTTTAATAGTTGAAACAAAGAATCAAATTAGAGAAATTGTTTGTGTTCATGAGAAAATACTAGAGAAAAAAGAACTAAGCAACCTAATACATGTTGATTTTGCAGAGTGGATTGGTCGTGCTGATAGGAAGTGTGCTGTAGAAATTTTTACAACAAATTACGACTATTTTTTAGAATTAGGTATGGAAGAGAAAAATATTCCATATTTTGATGGGTTTTCAGGGAGTTATAAGCCCTTTTTCTTTCCTGAATCAGTTGATGATTTATCCTATTTACCCAAGCAAACAAAACTTTGGAAATTACATGGCTCTTTAGGCTGGCATTTAGATAGTGATATTGACAAAAATATTGAAAAGGTTTGGAGAAGGGATTCTGATTGTCAAGATATTTTGATTTATCCATCTACGCTAAAATATGCTGATTCTAAAAAGCAACCTTATATAGCATTGATGGATAGGTTGACAAATTTTCTTAAACAACCGGATACGATCCTTATTATTTGTGGATATTCATTTGGAGACTTACATATTAACGAAAGAATTTTAACAGCATTAAAATCTAATACAGCTGCCCACGTATATGTTTTATACTATGATATTCTTTGGAAAGATGGAAAAAGAAACGGTTATACATTATTAGAAGATTCAAATCTAGCAAAACTAGGTAAAGCAAACGGTAAAATCTCTGTCTTAGGTTGTCGTAATGCCGTAATTGGTTGTCAGTATGGAAAATGGAGATTAAAGAGAGAACCAGATAAAGAAGATACAATTAATGTTAATCTATATTTCGATGAAGATGGCCCGTTAAATGTTGATGATCCGAAAGAAGAAGTCAAAAAAGGAGGTCAAAATTGGACGGGAGAAGGAGAAGTGATACTATCTGATTTTGCGAAATTTGTGACTTTTCTCCAATCCATGATCTTACAAAATAAGCCATATGGGGGACAACATGAATGA
- a CDS encoding ATP-binding protein — protein MNDIQTEIGEIVSVSGNVITVQLSDNMKSNMPVIEGIVYRIGQIGSFLKVPLGYANLYGIVTQIGAAAIPDRIKEAIIEDYTQMDNRQWLNMVLVGEQIGNKFARGVSQSPTTGDAVHLVTIKDLDVIYGGYDEKNSINIGNISISESLNAKLDLDKLIARHFAVLGSTGSGKSNSVGVILNAIANKDYKSCRILVIDPHGEYNSVLKGKSNVYKIRADSEKELYIPFWALPFNELMSIFSGNLTDQNRDYIRTKIVESKLDSVEKNAIEIEKELVTADSPIPFSIKQLWFELDDFERQTFQERANPEKKTAKKIEGNAENLMSNEYQPASAGGGAPFLNNQAKGILSFLDSVRLKLKDSTYNFLFQPGDYTPNLKGEVNKDLSDLLFNWLGSEEPITILDLSGIPSEIMTSISGTLLKIIYDALFWGQNLKIGGKEQPLLIVLEEAHNYLQAGEKSISSKTVQTIAKEGRKYGVGLGLVTQRPSELDETVLSQCGTIIALRMNNSKDRGHIRAAIQDELQTMIDLLPSLRTGEGIISGEGVRIPSRIQFYKLPNAHKSSDPKVSEKWMEEKEPKIDDYKELISLWRNQKL, from the coding sequence ATGAATGATATACAAACAGAAATTGGAGAAATTGTCAGTGTTAGTGGAAATGTGATTACAGTTCAACTCTCTGACAATATGAAATCAAATATGCCTGTTATAGAGGGGATTGTATACCGTATTGGGCAGATAGGATCATTCCTGAAAGTTCCTCTTGGTTATGCAAATCTTTATGGGATAGTAACGCAAATTGGTGCTGCAGCTATTCCAGATCGGATTAAGGAAGCTATTATCGAAGATTATACGCAAATGGATAATAGACAATGGCTTAATATGGTTTTAGTTGGAGAACAAATCGGTAACAAATTTGCACGAGGGGTCTCTCAATCCCCTACGACGGGCGACGCAGTTCATTTAGTAACCATTAAAGATTTAGATGTTATTTATGGTGGCTATGATGAGAAAAACTCAATTAATATTGGTAATATTAGTATCTCTGAGAGCCTAAACGCAAAACTTGATCTTGATAAACTGATCGCTCGCCACTTCGCGGTTCTTGGCTCGACAGGTAGTGGAAAATCAAACTCAGTTGGAGTAATTTTAAATGCAATTGCCAATAAGGATTATAAGAGTTGTAGAATTCTTGTTATTGACCCTCATGGTGAATATAATAGCGTTTTAAAAGGCAAAAGTAATGTCTATAAAATTAGAGCTGATAGTGAAAAGGAGCTGTATATTCCTTTTTGGGCTTTACCTTTCAATGAATTAATGAGCATCTTTTCTGGAAATCTGACTGATCAAAATCGTGATTATATAAGAACAAAAATTGTTGAATCAAAATTAGATTCCGTTGAAAAGAATGCAATCGAGATAGAAAAGGAACTTGTTACTGCAGATTCTCCAATACCATTTAGTATTAAACAATTGTGGTTTGAATTAGATGATTTTGAGAGACAAACTTTTCAAGAAAGAGCAAATCCTGAAAAGAAGACAGCAAAAAAAATTGAAGGTAATGCGGAAAATTTAATGTCTAATGAGTATCAACCTGCAAGTGCTGGAGGGGGTGCGCCTTTCTTAAATAATCAAGCAAAGGGAATTTTAAGTTTTCTTGATAGTGTAAGATTGAAATTGAAAGATTCGACATATAATTTCTTGTTTCAACCAGGTGATTATACGCCCAACTTAAAGGGTGAAGTCAATAAAGATTTGAGTGATTTATTGTTTAATTGGCTTGGCAGTGAAGAACCTATTACAATTTTAGACCTATCGGGGATTCCCAGCGAAATAATGACATCAATTTCGGGGACATTATTGAAAATAATTTATGATGCTTTATTTTGGGGACAGAATCTTAAAATAGGAGGAAAAGAACAACCGTTACTTATTGTATTAGAAGAAGCTCATAATTATCTTCAAGCCGGAGAAAAATCAATATCATCTAAGACAGTACAAACTATTGCTAAAGAAGGTAGAAAATACGGCGTTGGATTAGGCTTAGTAACACAAAGGCCTTCGGAATTAGATGAAACGGTATTAAGTCAATGTGGTACAATTATAGCTTTACGCATGAATAATTCAAAAGATAGAGGACATATTCGTGCAGCAATTCAAGATGAACTTCAAACAATGATTGATTTGTTGCCAAGTTTAAGAACTGGTGAAGGAATAATTTCGGGTGAAGGAGTTAGAATTCCCTCGAGGATTCAGTTTTACAAACTTCCCAATGCTCATAAAAGTTCAGACCCGAAAGTTTCAGAGAAATGGATGGAAGAAAAAGAACCAAAAATAGATGATTATAAAGAATTGATATCTCTTTGGAGAAATCAAAAATTATAG
- a CDS encoding 3-isopropylmalate dehydratase small subunit yields MGKAWKFGNDIDTDVIIPARYLNRFEPEHLAAHCMEDADASFAANVKPGDIMLGGKNFGCGSSREHAPLAIKAAGVKAIIAESYARIFYRNALNIGMPILECPEAVKGIESGDEIEVDLQNSTIRNVSKGTSFQATPFPPFMQELIKAGGLVPYVKEKRKNA; encoded by the coding sequence ATGGGTAAAGCTTGGAAATTCGGCAATGATATTGATACGGATGTCATCATCCCGGCCCGCTATCTGAACCGCTTTGAACCGGAACATCTCGCCGCCCACTGTATGGAAGATGCGGATGCTTCTTTTGCGGCCAACGTGAAGCCAGGGGATATTATGCTTGGCGGCAAAAACTTTGGCTGCGGATCTTCCAGGGAACATGCTCCGCTGGCGATTAAAGCTGCCGGTGTCAAAGCCATCATCGCAGAATCCTATGCGCGGATATTTTACCGGAATGCGCTGAACATCGGGATGCCGATTCTGGAGTGTCCGGAAGCTGTCAAAGGCATTGAGTCCGGTGACGAGATTGAGGTCGATCTTCAGAACAGCACGATTCGAAACGTCAGCAAGGGAACAAGTTTTCAGGCAACTCCCTTTCCGCCATTTATGCAGGAACTGATCAAAGCCGGTGGGCTGGTTCCGTACGTAAAGGAGAAAAGAAAGAATGCCTAA
- a CDS encoding MarR family winged helix-turn-helix transcriptional regulator: protein MKNNEKKPSICNCLNLRRAASAITKIYDEKLGPSGLTVSQYSILKHLKFFGPISVSDLAIKIRLDRTTLVRSFKPLEAASLIIDVSQKGTRNRQLQLTQKGIEKYIEAKYLWNDAQNFIEQELGKENIEKLTSLLSVIERLGS from the coding sequence ATGAAGAACAATGAAAAGAAGCCGTCAATCTGTAATTGTCTGAATTTACGTAGGGCTGCTTCGGCAATTACAAAAATATATGATGAAAAGCTGGGCCCAAGCGGATTGACAGTCAGCCAGTATTCAATTTTGAAGCATCTAAAGTTTTTTGGTCCCATCAGTGTCAGTGACCTGGCTATAAAAATCAGGTTGGACAGGACGACTTTAGTCCGTAGCTTTAAACCTCTGGAAGCTGCATCCTTAATTATTGATGTTTCTCAAAAAGGCACCCGAAACCGTCAGCTTCAATTAACCCAAAAAGGGATTGAGAAATACATTGAGGCGAAATACCTGTGGAACGATGCGCAGAATTTCATTGAACAGGAACTTGGAAAAGAAAATATTGAAAAATTAACATCTCTCCTTTCCGTGATTGAGAGGTTGGGATCTTAA